The segment CCACGTCGGAAAGTGATGCGGCGAGGTTCCCGACGACGAGGAGTAAAATTGCCAAGCTAGCGGCTGACCACTGCACCAATATCACTCACGCAGCATATCAACGTGTGGGATGCCATCTTCTAAGTACATGTCAGACGTTTGTTGAAAGCCGTGTTGTTGGTAGAAAGCGGTAAGGTGTTGTTGAGCGCCAATTTCTATCGATTCTTGTGGCCAAAGTTGTTCACATTCGATGATGGCTTGTTTGAGCAGTTGATGCCCCAAACCATTTCCGCGCGCATTGGCTAAGGTTGCCACGCGACCAATACTGACGGATGGGTAAGTAGTGCCTTTTGGCAGTAAACGCGAGCAAGCGACCAATTGATCATTTTGGTAGCCGAGTAAATGGTAGACACCATCCAAGATATCTTTGCCATCCAGTTCTGGATAAGGGCAGTTTTGTTCGACGACAAATACATCGACACGCAGCTTAATTAACTGGTACAGCTCAATATTACTAAGTTGAGAAAAGGGGATTAACTTCCAAGTAATCATAGTGATGCAAGAATGAAGAAATTGACTGTAGAGTAAATTAGCAAGTTTCTCTTTCTGCGGCATTAACAATTGTTATTCACCACGATGATTTTTAAATCAACCGATTTTGAAATTAGCGGTTTTTAATTCGGCTCAAGCTGACGGGCGTAATGCCTAAGTAGGCGGCAATTTGATAGTCACTCAACCTTTGTTCCAAATCGGCAAAGTTTTCACAGAACAGTTGGTAGCGTTGCTCGGCACTATAAAGCAGCATAAAACGTTCTTTATTTTCCTTATGCATCAATTGGGTTTCGACCAGCTTTAGGTAGATAGGGTGATTGTCGTTGCGCCATTGGTTAAGAGTCTCAATCGGTAAACACATCAACTCACACGGGGTTAAAGTTTCAAGTAGAAATGCGGACGGCTGCTGTTTAATCAGGCTTTCAAAGCCAATGATCCAATCGAGCTCCCAGTAGAATTCTTTACTGAATTCTTTACCTTGTTCAGTTAAGTAACTCGCGTGGCACAGTCCATCGAGAACAAAATAGAAACTGTCAGCCAGCGCACCTTGCTCAATAAGAATATGGCGCGTTGGCAGCTCTAGCGGTTTGGCAAGCGAGCTGAGTTGGTTCACTTCAGGATCGGAAAAGCCTTGCTCGATGAGGTGGTGACGAAACTTAGCCAGCATATATACTCCCAAAATAAAAAAGCCGCTACAGCGGCTTGATATTAACACCTATACCTTGGTGATTAGAAGTTAGCAAACACTCACCTCGCATCACTCAGGTATAGGATCAGGGCAAGATATTATTTTTGCAGATCGATTTGGTAAATCGCAAAGCCGATATCATCAGTCGCCACTTGTTTCATTGGGTACTGACCTTTCTCTTTAATGAATTTCGCTGCTTTGTCACTTGGTGACGTTTCAAAACGAATATCCAGTGCTTTGTCTGCTTTAATTGGTGCAAATGTCCAGTTGTTGTCTGCACTTGGTGTTACTTCACCTTTCTCTTTGCTTACGCGAGAGATGTAAGATGCCACCACTGAGCGGTTTTCATCTGGAGAATCGAATGCAACGTGGTCGCTACCAGTGCCAGGGAACTTGTCGCTGTATGCACGGTAGTTGTTGGTTGCTACGATGAACTCTTGCTTCATATCGATCGGCTTACCTTGGTAAGTCAGATTTTGGATACGCGTTGAGTCTGGGTTCACTAGCTTACAGTCACCGTCGTATTTCGCAGGTTGAGTCACATCAACTTGGTAGTTTACGCCATCGATAACGTCAAAGTTGTAAGTACGGAAACCATCCCAGTTGATCAGGGTTTGTGGCGCCGTGCTGTTCACGTCGATTTGGTTAAACTGACCAGCTGCACACTCAAGCCACTCTTTCACTTCGTTGCCTGTCATTTTTAGAGCAACAAGCGTGTTCGGGTAGAGGTAAAGGTCTGCCGCGTTACGGAAAGTTAGCTGACCAGATTCCACTTCAGTAAAGCCTGATGGGTCATCTTTACGACCGCCCGCTTTAAACGGCGCTGCTGCTGATAGTACAGGGATATCGGCAAGATCTGGGTCGCCTTGAATGAAGCGCTCAACGTAGTCTTTCTGTGCTAGGTTAACGATCTGTACGGTTGGATCATCTTGCACAAGTGCTAGGAAGCTGTACATCACATCGTTTGATTGACCGATTGGTTGGTTAACAAACTCACGCGTACCTTTATGGTCAGCTTCTAGTGCTTTTACGATGCCTTGATCTGCTTCAACTAGCGCTTTCTTATTTACTTTGTCGAAGATTGGACGAGCTTCAGTTTTACCTGAAGTGACTTCCCACTTACCATCTTTTTGCTCTAGTACTAGGTCGATTACACCAACATGGTCGCCCCAACGACCCGGCATAACCGCGGCAACGCCATTGATAGTACCGTTCTTGTTGTCTACGCCTGGTAGGTTATCAAAGCCTTTACCTGGGAATACCGCATGTGAGTGACCAAATGCGATGGCATCGATACCTTCAACTTCTGATAGGTAGTAAGTTGAGTTTTCTGCGCCCACTTTGTGTGGATCCATTGATACACCAGAGTGTGGGATCGCAACGATAACGTCAGCGCCTTCCGCTTTCATCTTAGGCACCAGCTGTTCAGCGGTTTCTTTGATGTCTTTAGCGAAGACTTTACCTTCTAGGTTCTTCTTATCCCAAACCATGATTTGTGGTGGAACAAAACCAATGTAACCCACTTTGATTTGTTGTTCAGCGCCATCAGCGTCTTTGAAAGTGTGTGTTTTGATAATGTATGGCTTGAAGTAGTGTTCACCGGTTTTCTGGTCGAACACGTTCGCACTGATGTATGGGAAGTCAGCATCGTTGAGAGTTTCAGCTAGGAACTCTAGACCGTAGTTAAACTCGTGGTTACCAATGTTACCCACATCGTAATCTAGCTGGTTCATTGCTTTGTACACTGGGTGTACTTCACCAACTTCAATGCCTTTATCCGCCATGTAGTCACCCATTGGGCTACCTTGGATCAAGTCACCATTATCAACTAACACGCTGTTTTCAACTTCAGCGCGAGCTTGTTTAACAAGAGTAGCGGTGCGAGTTAAACCAATCTTTTGTGACGGACTGTCTTTGTAGTAGTCGTAATCCATCACGTTAGTGTGGATGTCTGTGGTTTCGATGATACGCAGTTTGATCGTATCAGCCATTGCAGGGCTTGCCATAGTTAGCATGCCGCCTAGTACAGCGAGGGTTAGGGGTTTCACTGCCACTTTCATGTTGTTTAGCTCCGATAGCGTTAGTTTTAACGTTGCGTAATGTAACAAATTACTCTGCAACAATAATTTCGATGCATGTCAAATTGTGAAGTTGCGCGTTTACTAAATGCTGTTCTGTCACCGTATTCGCAGAATTGGTGAGTATCTGTGCAACAGCACGCTGTTGATTGCAGTTTAAAAGGCGTTGTTTTTCCTGCCTTATCAGTTATTGGTATAAAAAATGAAATTTTAGAATTTCAGGTAATATATCTAGAAGGTCATAATGCAATCATTCACATGGAAGGAATGCATTATGGCGAGCAAGGATAAAGTGTCTCAGTTTCCACTGAACCACTTACGCACCACACAAAATAATAGTCATCGCCCAAGCTTTAAAACCACGAGTCAGTTACGTGCTGGTGAAGTTGCTTTAGTTGGCGCCGGTCCTGGCGACGCTGAGTTGCTGACGATTAAAGCGTTGAGCTTTATTCAACAAGCCGATGTTGTGCTGTACGACTACTTGGTTTCGGATGACATTTTAGCGCTTATACCAGACAGCACTATTTTAGTCTGCGTGGGTAAACGTGCCGGGCACCACAGTGTTCCTCAAGAGAAAACCAATCAACTATTAGTTGATTTTGCCAAGCAAGGTCACAAGGTTGTGCGCATTAAAGGCGGCGATCCATTTGTGTTTGGTCGCGGTGGCGAAGAGCTTGAAGTGTTAGCTGAGGCTGGCGTGCGTTTTCAGGTGATTCCAGGCATAACCGCTGCCGCAGGCGCAACCGCTTATGCTGGTATTCCCCTGACTCACCGAGATTATGCGCAAACCGCGATGTTTATTACCGGTCATTTGAAAGCGGAAAGCGACGATATGGATTGGTCGACGCTCGCTCGCGGTAATCAAACCCTAGTGATTTATATGGGTCTGATGAAGTCAGACTATATCCAGCAGCAATTGGTTAGCCATGGGCGAAAAGCTTCAACACCTATCGCCATCATCGAGCGCGGTACACAAAGCTGTCAAAAAGTATTCAAAGGCGAGCTCTCTGAGCTGGCAACGTTAGCGCAAGACGCTGAGTCACCATCGCTTATCGTGGTAGGTGAAGTGGTCGCGCTGGCTGAGAAATTACAGTGGTTCAATCAAGAAGAGAACGCCACTTTAAACAATAAAGTAACGCAACGTCATTACGCATAAAGAT is part of the Vibrio ponticus genome and harbors:
- a CDS encoding GNAT family N-acetyltransferase, giving the protein MITWKLIPFSQLSNIELYQLIKLRVDVFVVEQNCPYPELDGKDILDGVYHLLGYQNDQLVACSRLLPKGTTYPSVSIGRVATLANARGNGLGHQLLKQAIIECEQLWPQESIEIGAQQHLTAFYQQHGFQQTSDMYLEDGIPHVDMLRE
- a CDS encoding Crp/Fnr family transcriptional regulator, which gives rise to MLAKFRHHLIEQGFSDPEVNQLSSLAKPLELPTRHILIEQGALADSFYFVLDGLCHASYLTEQGKEFSKEFYWELDWIIGFESLIKQQPSAFLLETLTPCELMCLPIETLNQWRNDNHPIYLKLVETQLMHKENKERFMLLYSAEQRYQLFCENFADLEQRLSDYQIAAYLGITPVSLSRIKNR
- the cpdB gene encoding 2',3'-cyclic-nucleotide 2'-phosphodiesterase, whose translation is MKVAVKPLTLAVLGGMLTMASPAMADTIKLRIIETTDIHTNVMDYDYYKDSPSQKIGLTRTATLVKQARAEVENSVLVDNGDLIQGSPMGDYMADKGIEVGEVHPVYKAMNQLDYDVGNIGNHEFNYGLEFLAETLNDADFPYISANVFDQKTGEHYFKPYIIKTHTFKDADGAEQQIKVGYIGFVPPQIMVWDKKNLEGKVFAKDIKETAEQLVPKMKAEGADVIVAIPHSGVSMDPHKVGAENSTYYLSEVEGIDAIAFGHSHAVFPGKGFDNLPGVDNKNGTINGVAAVMPGRWGDHVGVIDLVLEQKDGKWEVTSGKTEARPIFDKVNKKALVEADQGIVKALEADHKGTREFVNQPIGQSNDVMYSFLALVQDDPTVQIVNLAQKDYVERFIQGDPDLADIPVLSAAAPFKAGGRKDDPSGFTEVESGQLTFRNAADLYLYPNTLVALKMTGNEVKEWLECAAGQFNQIDVNSTAPQTLINWDGFRTYNFDVIDGVNYQVDVTQPAKYDGDCKLVNPDSTRIQNLTYQGKPIDMKQEFIVATNNYRAYSDKFPGTGSDHVAFDSPDENRSVVASYISRVSKEKGEVTPSADNNWTFAPIKADKALDIRFETSPSDKAAKFIKEKGQYPMKQVATDDIGFAIYQIDLQK
- the cobA gene encoding uroporphyrinogen-III C-methyltransferase; its protein translation is MASKDKVSQFPLNHLRTTQNNSHRPSFKTTSQLRAGEVALVGAGPGDAELLTIKALSFIQQADVVLYDYLVSDDILALIPDSTILVCVGKRAGHHSVPQEKTNQLLVDFAKQGHKVVRIKGGDPFVFGRGGEELEVLAEAGVRFQVIPGITAAAGATAYAGIPLTHRDYAQTAMFITGHLKAESDDMDWSTLARGNQTLVIYMGLMKSDYIQQQLVSHGRKASTPIAIIERGTQSCQKVFKGELSELATLAQDAESPSLIVVGEVVALAEKLQWFNQEENATLNNKVTQRHYA